One genomic segment of Vagococcus intermedius includes these proteins:
- a CDS encoding teichoic acid D-Ala incorporation-associated protein DltX yields MFEKLRTKCADETVNYWFIFFGKTLFYLAIMLVLIYLYHFSHIDGGNFIYNEF; encoded by the coding sequence ATGTTTGAAAAATTGAGAACAAAGTGTGCGGATGAGACAGTTAATTATTGGTTCATTTTTTTTGGTAAAACATTATTTTATTTAGCCATAATGTTGGTGTTAATCTACTTATATCATTTTAGCCATATTGATGGTGGGAATTTTATTTACAATGAGTTTTAA